From Cinclus cinclus chromosome 2, bCinCin1.1, whole genome shotgun sequence, one genomic window encodes:
- the ETS2 gene encoding protein C-ets-2, giving the protein MSDFGIRNMDQVAPVSNMYRGMLKRQPAFDTFDSSNSLFAGYFFSLNEDQTLQEVPTGFDSTSYESNNCELPLLTPCSKAVMSQALKDTFSGFTKEQCRLGIPNNPWLWTEQQVCQWLSWATNEFSLANVNFHQFLMSGQDLCNLGKERFLELAPDYVGDILWEHLEQMIKDSQEKTQDQYVENSHLTSVPHWVNNNSLTVNVDQNSYGMQMPGYPKPLSYPKPSLLTDVCQTSTAPNLLNTEQDFPLFPKTQADAVGVNYCAVNQDFPRSNLSLMMDNSGKLREHESSDSGAESYESSDSMLQSWNSQSSLVDLQRVPSYESFEDDCSQSLCLSKPTMSFKDYIQERSDPVEQGKPVIPAAILAGFTGSGPIQLWQFLLELLTDKSCQSFISWTGDGWEFKLADPDEVARRWGRRKNKPKMNYEKLSRGLRYYYDKNIIHKTSGKRYVYRFVCDLHNLLGYTPEELHAMLGVQPDTED; this is encoded by the exons ATGAGTGACTTTGGGATCAGGAACATGGATCAAGTAGCTCCCGTGTCGAACATGTACAGAGGAATGCTCAAG CGTCAGCCAGCGTTTGACACCTTTGACAGCTCAAACTCGCTTTTTGCTGGATATTTTTTCTCACTCAATGAAGACCAAACGCTTCAGGAGGTGCCAACAGGATTTGACTCCACTTCTTATG aGTCAAACAACTGTGAATTGCCTCTGTTAACCCCGTGCAGCAAGGCTGTGATGAGTCAGGCCCTGAAAGATACTTTCAGTGGTTTCACAAAGGAACAGTGTCGGCTGGGTATCCCAAATA ATCCCTGGCTGTGGACTGAACAGCAAGTTTGCCAGTGGCTTTCATGGGCTACCAATGAGTTCAGCTTGGCAAATGTGAACTTCCATCAGTTTCTTATGAGTGGCCAAGACTTGTGCAACCTGGGCAAGGAGCGTTTCCTGGAACTGGCACCTGACTATGTGGGTGATATTCTGTGGGAACACCTGGAACAGATGATAAAAG acagccaagagaaaacacaggATCAATATGTGGAGAACTCTCACCTCACTTCAGTTCCTCACTGGGTCAACAATAATTCCTTAA ctgttAACGTAGATCAGAATTCCTATGGAATGCAAATGCCTGGATACCCTAAACCCCTCAGTTATCCCAAACCCAGTCTCCTGACTGACGTCTGTCAGACTTCTACAGCCCCGAATCTCCTCAACACAGAACAAGACTTCCCATTGTTCCCTAAAACCCAAGCAGATGCTGTTGGTGTGAACTACTGTGCAGTAAACCAGGATTTCCCGAGGAGCAATCTCAGTTTGATGATGGATAACTCTG GCAAGCTGAGAGAACACGAATCCAGCGACAGTGGTGCTGAGAGCTATGAGAGCTCAGATTCCATGCTGCAGTCCTGGAACAGCCAATCCTCCCTGGTGGATTTGCAGCGTGTGCCATCCTACGAGAGCTTTGAGGATGACTGCAGCCAGTCCCTGTGTCTGAGCAAACCTACCATGTCCTTCAAAGACTACATTCAAGAACGGAGTGATCCTGTGGAGCAAGGGAAACCAGTTATACCAGCAGCCATCCTGGCTGGCTTTACTG GCAGTGGACCTATCCAGCTGTGGCAATTCCTTCTGGAGTTACTGACTGACAAGTCCTGTCAGTCCTTCATTAGTTGGACAGGAGATGGATGGGAATTTAAACTTGCTGACCCAGATGAG GTGGCACGGcgctggggcaggaggaagaacaAGCCCAAGATGAACTACGAGAAGCTGAGCCGGGGGCTGCGGTACTACTACGACAAGAACATCATCCACAAGACGTCGGGCAAGCGCTACGTGTACCGCTTCGTGTGCGACCTGCACAACCTGCTGGGCTACACCCCCGAGGAGCTGCACGCCATGCTGGGCGTGCAGCCCGACACCGAGGACTGA